In Lotus japonicus ecotype B-129 chromosome 5, LjGifu_v1.2, one genomic interval encodes:
- the LOC130719035 gene encoding uncharacterized protein LOC130719035: MELGVWVTWNVRGLCGSGKRRVVKHAVSKLKPTVLLFQETKLDAQRQHNLEDMAKTLHMGLVTVPASGTSGGLATLWRLGSLEVVGLRCESRYILLFVKYPGIAEILLVGNIYGAHTGENRRLMYAELLEAMRGHIGGMILGGDYNTILKDGERKNEAGLGVGDREFKEFVGEAGLLDFPLHNSQFTWFSSRNNGIWSRLDRWFVSEDLMMLCTNVTQTVLDWSCSDHRAVSISFGSKDFGPKPFYYFNHWVLEDGFQELVRDWWDSAIVEGWSGFVLQSKLKGLRVKIREWRKKKGSWGVEKIKILEESLNDIMQRMENEGVSENLRRDRLVILEDLWKEYRVEERTWLAKSRLRWMKEGDRKSRYFHKVCKVKMAKKNLSQLEFGGRVLEDPNEIKEAIKQHFQTFFQQEACARPVLRSPGVSGIGGVLHNSNGNILAYFSMSTGILWAYEAEVLIESDSTLAIGWTLNSHRRPWKLQQIFNQIDYLWELVSCVGIQHILREGNGVADFWAKQGCGRSDVIWSFTETNF, from the exons ATGGAGTTGGGGGTGTGGGTCACATGGAATGTGAGGGGATTATGTGGCTCAGGGAAGAGGAGGGTGGTGAAGCATGCAGTGTCTAAACTAAAGCCAACGGTGCTGCTGTTTCAGGAAACAAAGCTTGATGCTCAGAGACAACACAATTTGGAGGATATGGCCAAGACCTTACATATGGGTCTTGTGACCGTACCAGCATCAGGGACATCAGGAGGGTTAGCAACATTGTGGAGATTAGGTTCCTTGGAGGTTGTGGGGTTGAGGTGTGAGAGCAGGTACATACTTTTATTTGTTAAGTACCCAGGTATAGCTGAAATTTTGTTGGTGGGGAATATATACGGGGCTCATACAGGGGAAAATCGAAGACTGATGTATGCAGAATTGTTGGAGGCAATGCGAGGTCATATTGGGGGTATGATTCTAGGGGGTGACTATAACACAATTTTAAAGGATGGGGAGAGGAAAAATGAGGCAGGATTGGGAGTGGGGGATCGTGAGTTTAAGGAGTTTGTGGGTGAGGCAGGACTGCTGGATTTCCCTCTTCATAATTCACAATTCACTTGGTTCTCCTCGCGCAACAATGGCATCTGGAGCAGACTGGACAGATGGTTTGTATCGGAGGATTTAATGATGCTATGTACTAATGTCACACAGACAGTGTTGGATTGGAGCTGCTCTGATCATCGTGCGGTCTCAATCTCTTTTGGGTCAAAAGATTTTGGACCAAAGCCATTTTATTATTTCAATCACTGGGTATTGGAGGATGGTTTCCAGGAGCTTGTGCGGGACTGGTGGGATTCAGCTATAGTTGAGGGCTGGTCTGGCTTTGTATTACAGTCCAAGTTAAAGGGACTAAGGGTGAAAATTAGAGAGTGGAGAAAAAAGAAAGGTTCCTGGGGTGTGGAGAAAATAAAGATTTTAGAGGAATCATTGAATGACATTATGCAACGGATGGAAAATGAGGGAGTGTCTGAGAACTTGAGGAGAGACAGGTTGGTTATTTTAGAGGATTTATGGAAGGAATATCGAGTGGAAGAACGAACTTGGCTTGCTAAATCAAGGCTGCGTTGGATGAAAGAGGGAGACCGAAAATCTCGTTATTTCCATAAGGTATGCAAAGTCAAGATGGCTAAGAAGAACTTGAGTCAGTTGGAGTTTGGAGGCAGAGTGCTGGAGGATCCTAATGAGATAAAGGAAGCTATTAAACAGCATTTTCAGACTTTCTTTCAACAAGAGGCGTGTGCAAGACCAGTTCTCC GTAGCCCGGGAGTTAGTGGGATTGGAGGGGTGTTGCATAATTCAAATGGCAACATTTTGGCTTATTTCTCCATGTCAACTGGTATTTTGTGGGCTTATGAGGCGGAG GTTCTTATTGAAAGTGATTCTACGTTAGCAATAGGGTGGACTTTAAATAGTCATAGGAGACCATGGAAGTTACAACAGATTTTTAATCAGATTGATTATCTGTGGGAATTGGTATCTTGTGTGGGAATACAACACATTCTAAGGGAGGGTAATGGAGTAGCTGATTTTTGGGCTAAACAAGGATGTGGCAGATCTGATGTAATTTGGTCTTTCACTGAGACCAATTTTTAG
- the LOC130719034 gene encoding uncharacterized protein LOC130719034 has product MHGPCGKANPTCACMKNGKCTKYFPKKFQNSTTIDDNGYPHYRRRQSGIKVLKNGIELDSRNVVPYNPKLLMRYHAHINVEYCNKSNSIKYLFKYVNKGSDRVTAEITTKAESSGNKRVVDEIKQYYDCRYLSPCEAVWRTFKFEIHERWPPVKGLKFHLENQQSVLFGDHEDITDVLDKKGLYHNVFGVDLTYSEFPSKFVYNEKFIIWELRKQGYSIRRLTYIPPGIGELYYMRMLLAVQRGCTSFESIRTVKGEIHSTYQKACYALGLLSDDKQYIGAIREASELGSGNQLRGLFVSLIITNSMSRPDHVWESTWQLLAEGIEYSLRMSLDKPDNMLTILKILLMHFTCFSNYDLSGVEHYQNKFGVDEMTYNSEEMQDMHANLVSSLTDEQRKVSKGSLKAKLLQQSSLIIWDEAPMLNIFCFEALDRTLKDIMSSENRANANKPFGGKVVVLGGDFKQILHVIQKGSRQDIVTATILKLGNGESTPNDDGKMLIDVPHDLFITDPSEPLLQLIQGRKEYLSCDSTCRSYEDNDVEVSWLTPEFLHEVKCYGIPNHKLVLKKWVLVMLLRNLDQSSGLCNGTRLLIEDLCPNVIGATVVTGTNSGKRFTLVE; this is encoded by the exons ATGCATGGACCATGTGGTAAAGCTAATCCAACATGTGCATGCATGAAGAATGGGAAGTGTACTAAGTACTTCCCAAAGAAATTCCAGAATTCTACAACTATTGATGACAATGGGTATCCACATTATCGTAGAAGACAGTCTGGCATTAAAGTTCTGAAGAATGGAATTGAACTTGATAGCAGGAATGTTGTACCTTATAACCCAAAATTGCTAATGAGGTATCATGCGCATATTAATGTCGAGTATTGCAACAAGTCAAATTCCATCAAGTATCTGTTCAAATATGTTAACAAAGGATCAGACAGGGTCACTGCTGAGATTACAACAAAAGCTGAATCATCTGGAAATAAACGTGTTGTTGACGAAATAAAGCAGTACTATGATTGTCGCTACCTTTCACCGTGTGAAGCAGTTTGGAGAACTTTTAAGTTTGAGATCCATGAAAG GTGGCCTCCGGTAAAAGGATTAAAATTCCACCTTGAGAATCAACAATCCGTTCTTTTTGGAGATCATGAAGACATTACGGATGTACTGGATAAAAAAGGACTATACCACAATGTTTTTGGCGTGGATTTGACCTACTCTGAGTTTCCAAGTAAATTTGTGTATAATGAAAAGTTCATAATATGGGAGTTGAGGAAACAAGGATACTCAATTAGAAGACTAACATATATTCCACCAGGTATCGGAGAATTATATTACATGAGGATGTTATTGGCTGTTCAAAGAGGATGCACTAGCTTTGAGAGCATAAGGACCGTAAAAGGGGAAATTCACAGTACTTACCAAAAAGCATGTTATGCTCTTGGGTTGTTGTCTGACGATAAACAGTACATTGGTGCTATCAGAGAGGCCAGTGAGCTTGGATCAGGTAACCAGTTAAGAGGGTTATTTGTTTCCTTGATCATAACAAATTCTATGAGCAGGCCAGACCATGTATGGGAAAGTACTTGGCAGTTATTGGCTGAAGGCATTGAATACTCATTACGCATGTCCCTTGATAAACCAGATAACATGCTAACTATATTAAAAATTCTTCTAATGC ATTTTACATGCTTCTCAAATTATGACTTATCTGGGGTGGAACACTACCAGAATAAATTTGGTGTAGATGAGATGACATACAATAGTGAAGAAATGCAAGACATGCATGCAAACCTGGTGTCATCCTTAACGGATGAACAAAGAAAAG TTAGCAAGGGTAGCTTGAAGGCTAAGTTGTTGCAGCAATCTTCTTTGATCATATGGGATGAAGCGCCTATGTTGAACATATTTTGCTTTGAAGCTCTTGATAGGACACTCAAGGATATAATGTCATCTGAGAATCGAGCAAATGCCAATAAACCGTTTGGAGGTAAGGTAGTTGTATTAGGAGGGGATTTCAAACAAATACTACATGTTATTCAAAAGGGGTCTAGACAAGATATAGTTACAGCAACT ATTCTTAAATTGGGAAACGGTGAATCAACACCCAATGATGACGGCAAAATGCTTATTGATGTTCCTCATGATCTTTTTATTACTGATCCATCTGAACCGTTGCTCCAACTTATACA gggaagaaaagaatatCTGAGTTGTGATTCTACTTGCAGATCTTATGAGGACAACGATGTTGAAGTTTCATGGTTAACCCCGGAGTTTCTACATGAAGTAAAATGTTATGGAATTCCAAATCACAAATTGGTGTTAAAGAAATGGGTGCTTGTCATGCTTCTAAGAAACTTAGACCAATCCTCTGGATTATGTAATGGAACTAGACTTTTAATAGAGGATTTGTGCCCAAATGTGATCGGTGCGACTGTTGTAACTGGAACAAATTCTGGCAAAAGATTTACATTGGTAGAATGA